A single region of the Streptomyces sp. NBC_01803 genome encodes:
- the cobT gene encoding nicotinate-nucleotide--dimethylbenzimidazole phosphoribosyltransferase, with amino-acid sequence MSGVGRSTCDGRGGRMTDTGQNPEGPRPEPVDVPVPAAYTFPGHADEAGDSEEEDLLMPGVSGAWGDAAMTPRPTVPQPTPVRPLAERAAPVPTHTEPEYLDIPADEPPAEPVAVEVVPVPAQPVAPEAVPEPVPAPEAVLILAQAAVPAEETPAVTPPAGPVAAPEAESTSPLPVTSGAWTAPQPPAEPAEVPVASDPVVPEPVAPERVVPEPVVPEPVVPGAVAPEAVAPGAVAPEAVAPGAVVPEPVALEPVAPERVVPEPVVPEPVVPGAVVPEPVAPGAVVPERVVPEAVAPEPVVPEPVVPEPVVPEPVVPEAAVPEAVVPEAAVPEAVAPGAVAPGAVAPGAVVPGAVAPEPVVPGAVAPEVAVPEPAVAEPVTVAERSPEEPAAPVDAALRPPAPGYPDTERETVHRLMRERRDIRNGFRSDPIPHEVLIRVLEAAHTAPSVGLSQPWDFVLVRSPETRAMVHELAAQQRDAYAKSLPKARAKQFKELKVEAILETPVNIVVTADPTRGGRHTLGRHTQPQMAPYSSALAVENLWLAARAEGLGVGWVSFFDERELARALDLPEHLEVVAYLCVGYVDEFPGEPELARHGWSRRRPLSWVVHEEAYGRRALPGAGPHDLLSETLAEIRPLDAQALGEAWERQKRMTKPAGALGALEVISAQLCGLSRSCPPPVPEPAAVAVFAGDHGVHAQGVTPWPQEVTAQMVANFLGGGAVCNAFATQVGAEVCVIDVGVKSDLPGTPGLLPRKIRPGTADFTVGPAMSREEAMRAIEVGIETARDLVAAGNRALLTGEMGIANTTVAAALIAVFADAEPTEVTGRGTGIDDETHTRKVEVVRRALQRHQPDPGDPIGVLAAVGGLEHAALAGLILGGASLRVPVILDGVSAGAAALAARAIAPEAVSVCIAGHRSAEPGHLAALTALGLRPLVDLDLRLGEGTGALLALPVVQSAARAMREVATFDSAGVTDKN; translated from the coding sequence ATGTCCGGGGTTGGAAGGAGCACCTGCGATGGGCGAGGTGGACGTATGACGGACACCGGCCAGAACCCGGAGGGTCCCCGGCCGGAGCCGGTGGACGTACCGGTTCCCGCCGCCTACACCTTCCCCGGCCACGCCGATGAGGCCGGGGACAGCGAGGAAGAGGACCTGCTGATGCCCGGTGTGAGCGGCGCCTGGGGCGACGCGGCGATGACGCCCCGTCCCACGGTTCCCCAGCCGACCCCGGTCCGCCCACTGGCGGAACGGGCCGCGCCGGTGCCCACGCACACCGAGCCGGAGTACCTCGACATCCCCGCCGACGAGCCCCCGGCCGAGCCCGTCGCCGTCGAGGTGGTGCCGGTCCCGGCCCAGCCGGTGGCGCCCGAAGCGGTTCCCGAGCCCGTGCCCGCGCCCGAGGCGGTGCTGATCCTCGCCCAGGCGGCCGTGCCCGCCGAGGAGACGCCGGCCGTGACCCCGCCGGCTGGGCCCGTCGCCGCCCCGGAGGCGGAGAGCACCTCCCCGCTCCCCGTCACGTCGGGTGCCTGGACCGCCCCCCAGCCCCCGGCCGAGCCGGCCGAGGTCCCCGTCGCATCCGACCCCGTCGTGCCGGAGCCGGTCGCGCCAGAGCGGGTCGTGCCCGAGCCGGTCGTGCCGGAGCCGGTCGTGCCCGGGGCCGTCGCCCCAGAGGCCGTCGCGCCCGGGGCCGTCGCCCCAGAGGCCGTCGCGCCCGGGGCCGTCGTGCCGGAGCCCGTCGCGCTGGAGCCGGTCGCGCCAGAGCGGGTCGTGCCCGAGCCGGTCGTGCCGGAGCCGGTCGTGCCCGGGGCCGTCGTGCCGGAGCCCGTCGCGCCCGGGGCCGTCGTGCCGGAGCGGGTCGTGCCCGAGGCCGTCGCCCCCGAGCCCGTCGTGCCGGAGCCCGTCGTGCCCGAGCCCGTCGTGCCGGAGCCCGTCGTGCCCGAGGCCGCGGTGCCGGAGGCCGTCGTGCCCGAGGCCGCGGTGCCGGAGGCCGTCGCGCCCGGGGCCGTCGCGCCCGGGGCCGTCGCGCCCGGGGCCGTCGTGCCCGGGGCCGTCGCGCCGGAGCCCGTCGTGCCCGGGGCCGTCGCGCCGGAGGTGGCAGTGCCGGAGCCCGCCGTCGCGGAGCCCGTCACCGTCGCGGAGCGCTCCCCCGAGGAGCCCGCCGCCCCCGTGGACGCCGCGCTCCGCCCCCCGGCCCCCGGCTACCCGGACACCGAACGCGAGACCGTGCACCGCCTGATGCGCGAACGCCGCGACATCCGCAACGGTTTCCGCTCCGACCCCATCCCGCACGAGGTGCTGATCCGGGTCCTGGAGGCGGCGCACACCGCGCCCAGCGTCGGCCTCTCCCAGCCCTGGGACTTCGTGCTGGTCCGCTCGCCCGAGACCCGCGCCATGGTCCACGAGCTCGCGGCCCAGCAGCGCGACGCCTACGCCAAGTCCCTGCCCAAGGCCCGTGCCAAGCAGTTCAAGGAGCTGAAGGTCGAGGCCATCCTGGAGACCCCGGTCAACATCGTGGTCACCGCGGACCCCACGCGCGGCGGCCGGCACACCCTCGGTCGGCACACCCAGCCGCAGATGGCGCCCTACTCCTCGGCCCTCGCCGTGGAGAACCTGTGGCTCGCCGCCCGCGCCGAGGGCCTCGGCGTCGGCTGGGTCAGCTTCTTCGACGAGCGCGAGCTGGCCCGCGCCCTCGACCTCCCCGAGCACCTGGAGGTCGTCGCCTACCTGTGCGTCGGCTACGTCGACGAGTTCCCCGGCGAGCCCGAGCTGGCGCGCCACGGCTGGTCCCGGCGCCGTCCGCTGTCCTGGGTGGTGCACGAGGAGGCGTACGGCCGCCGCGCCCTGCCCGGCGCCGGGCCGCACGACCTGCTCAGTGAGACCCTCGCCGAGATCCGCCCGCTGGATGCCCAGGCGCTCGGCGAGGCGTGGGAGCGGCAGAAGCGGATGACCAAGCCGGCCGGCGCCCTCGGCGCCCTGGAGGTCATCTCGGCCCAGCTATGCGGCCTTTCGCGGAGCTGCCCGCCGCCCGTCCCCGAGCCCGCCGCCGTCGCGGTCTTCGCCGGCGACCACGGCGTCCACGCCCAGGGCGTCACCCCGTGGCCCCAGGAGGTCACCGCGCAGATGGTGGCCAACTTCCTGGGCGGGGGAGCGGTCTGCAACGCGTTCGCCACCCAGGTGGGCGCCGAGGTCTGCGTCATCGATGTCGGCGTCAAGAGCGATTTGCCCGGCACCCCCGGCCTGCTGCCGCGCAAGATCAGGCCCGGCACCGCCGACTTCACCGTCGGCCCGGCGATGAGCCGCGAAGAGGCCATGCGCGCCATCGAGGTGGGCATCGAAACGGCCCGTGACCTCGTCGCGGCGGGCAACCGGGCGCTGCTCACCGGCGAGATGGGCATCGCCAACACCACCGTCGCCGCCGCGCTGATCGCCGTCTTCGCCGACGCCGAGCCCACCGAGGTCACCGGGCGCGGCACCGGCATCGACGACGAGACGCACACGAGGAAGGTCGAGGTGGTCCGCCGCGCGCTGCAACGGCACCAGCCCGACCCCGGCGACCCGATCGGCGTGCTCGCCGCCGTCGGCGGCCTGGAGCACGCGGCCCTCGCCGGGCTGATCCTCGGCGGCGCCTCGCTCCGCGTCCCCGTGATTCTCGACGGCGTCAGCGCCGGCGCCGCCGCCCTGGCCGCCCGCGCCATCGCCCCCGAGGCCGTCTCCGTCTGCATCGCCGGACACCGCAGCGCCGAGCCCGGCCATCTGGCCGCGCTCACCGCGCTCGGCCTGCGCCCGCTGGTCGACCTCGACCTGCGGCTCGGCGAGGGCACCGGCGCGCTGCTGGCGCTCCCCGTCGTGCAGAGCGCCGCCCGCGCGATGCGCGAGGTGGCGACCTTCGACTCGGCCGGGGTGACGGACAAGAATTAA
- the cobA gene encoding uroporphyrinogen-III C-methyltransferase codes for MPEQPAYPVGLRLTGRRVVVLGGGTVAQRRLPALLAAGADILLIAPSVTPSVQAMAETGELRWEPRGYRRGDIADAWYALVATDDPEINAAASTEAEERRVWCVRSDDAEAATAWTPATGRSEGVTVAVLTGRDPRRSAAVRDAVVEGLRDGTLTAPRHRLRTPGVALVGGGPGDPDLITVRGRRLLAEADVVIADRLGPRDLLDELPPHVEVIDAAKIPYGRAMAQDAINNALIEHAKAGKSVVRLKGGDPFVFGRGKEEAQALAEAGIPVTVVPGVTSAVSVPAAAGIPVTHRGVAHEFTVVSGHVAPDDPRSLVDWKALAALRGTLVLLMAVERMGAIAETLVRHGRPATTPVAVIQEGTTAAQRRVDATLETVGRHIAEEGIRPPAVIVVGDVVTEG; via the coding sequence ATGCCAGAACAACCCGCATACCCCGTCGGCCTGCGCCTGACCGGCCGCCGCGTCGTCGTCCTCGGCGGCGGCACCGTCGCCCAGCGCCGGCTGCCCGCGCTGCTCGCGGCGGGCGCCGACATCCTGCTGATCGCCCCCTCGGTCACCCCCTCCGTCCAGGCCATGGCCGAGACGGGCGAACTGCGCTGGGAGCCCCGGGGATACCGCCGAGGCGACATAGCCGACGCCTGGTACGCGCTGGTCGCCACCGACGACCCGGAGATCAACGCCGCCGCGTCCACCGAGGCCGAGGAGCGCCGCGTCTGGTGCGTCCGCAGCGACGACGCCGAGGCGGCCACCGCCTGGACCCCGGCCACCGGCCGCAGCGAGGGTGTGACCGTGGCCGTGCTCACCGGCCGGGACCCGCGCCGCTCGGCGGCCGTCCGGGACGCCGTGGTCGAGGGCCTGCGCGACGGCACCCTCACCGCGCCCCGACACCGTCTGCGCACCCCCGGCGTCGCCCTGGTCGGCGGCGGTCCCGGCGACCCCGACCTGATCACCGTGCGCGGCCGGCGGTTGCTGGCCGAGGCCGACGTGGTGATCGCCGACCGCCTCGGCCCCCGCGATCTCCTGGACGAGCTGCCCCCGCACGTCGAGGTCATCGACGCCGCCAAGATCCCCTACGGCCGCGCCATGGCCCAGGACGCCATCAACAACGCCCTCATCGAGCACGCCAAGGCCGGCAAGTCGGTGGTCAGGCTCAAGGGCGGCGACCCGTTCGTCTTCGGCCGCGGCAAGGAGGAGGCCCAGGCGCTGGCCGAGGCGGGGATCCCGGTGACCGTGGTCCCCGGGGTCACCAGCGCCGTCTCCGTCCCGGCCGCCGCCGGCATCCCGGTCACCCACCGGGGCGTCGCCCACGAGTTCACCGTGGTCAGCGGGCACGTCGCGCCCGACGACCCGCGCTCCCTGGTGGACTGGAAGGCGCTGGCCGCCCTGCGCGGCACCCTGGTGCTGCTGATGGCGGTCGAGCGGATGGGCGCCATCGCCGAGACCCTCGTCCGGCACGGCCGTCCCGCCACCACCCCGGTCGCCGTCATCCAGGAGGGCACCACCGCCGCCCAGCGCCGCGTGGACGCCACCCTGGAGACCGTGGGCCGGCACATCGCGGAGGAGGGCATCCGGCCACCGGCCGTCATCGTCGTCGGCGACGTGGTGACGGAGGGATGA
- a CDS encoding TrmH family RNA methyltransferase — translation MTGPVPVDDPGDPRLADYTALTDVALRRRREPAEGLFMAEGEKVIRRALRAGYPMRSMLLTPRWAEVMADVVASAAAPVYVVSPEVAERVTGYHVHRGALAAMGRTPLPPAAGLLAASRRLAVLEAVNDHTNLGAVFRGAAALGIDAVLLSPDCADPLYRRSVKVSMGTVFSLPYARLSPWPRGLWDVREAGFRLLALTPDAAATDIGTAVREFGGEKLALMLGTEGEGLTAHALAAADARVRIPMAHGVDSLNVAAAAAVAFYAVAQG, via the coding sequence ATGACCGGCCCGGTCCCGGTCGACGACCCCGGCGACCCGCGGCTGGCGGACTACACGGCGCTCACCGACGTCGCCCTGCGCCGTCGGCGCGAGCCGGCCGAGGGCCTGTTCATGGCCGAGGGCGAGAAGGTCATCCGCCGTGCCCTGCGCGCCGGTTACCCGATGCGTTCCATGCTCCTCACCCCCCGCTGGGCCGAGGTGATGGCGGACGTCGTGGCGTCCGCCGCGGCGCCGGTGTACGTGGTCAGCCCGGAGGTGGCCGAGCGGGTCACCGGCTACCACGTCCACCGGGGCGCCCTCGCCGCGATGGGCCGCACGCCCCTGCCCCCGGCCGCCGGACTGCTCGCCGCCTCCCGTCGGCTGGCGGTCCTCGAAGCGGTCAACGACCACACCAACCTCGGCGCCGTCTTCCGGGGCGCCGCCGCGCTGGGCATCGACGCGGTCCTGCTCTCCCCGGACTGCGCGGACCCGCTGTACCGGCGTTCGGTGAAGGTCTCCATGGGCACCGTCTTCTCCCTGCCCTACGCCCGCCTGAGCCCCTGGCCGCGGGGGCTGTGGGACGTGCGGGAGGCTGGCTTCCGGCTGCTCGCGCTGACCCCGGACGCCGCCGCGACGGACATCGGCACGGCCGTCCGGGAGTTCGGCGGCGAGAAGCTGGCCCTGATGCTGGGCACCGAGGGCGAGGGCCTGACCGCCCACGCCCTCGCCGCGGCCGACGCCCGGGTCAGGATTCCGATGGCGCACGGGGTGGACTCGCTCAACGTGGCCGCCGCCGCGGCCGTCGCGTTCTACGCGGTCGCCCAGGGCTGA